In one window of Rathayibacter caricis DSM 15933 DNA:
- a CDS encoding glycosyl hydrolase gives MKFRIVSAVTAVVLLVAPTAAGLEAGLGSSASRSAAGALSMAQIPVNPAATAKTTELLQFLSALQYRSSDKFLTGQFVAPNYGRPERSTPGITLTTVQDCWNYHIGRVQTATGESPALVGFDLTNRTFDKSGTATTAANMPSDSNILAPSIAHAVNGGVVTLSWHASNPWTAEDAWSRIPAGHTLSEAYTPGTAAYGEYMQWLTRVGDILQRYSDAGVPVVWRPFHEMNGTSFWWGYHASGAAPAAQYTALWKHMYDYLTVQRGLTNVLWAWSPNSGTAFGRAITDRYPGDAYVDVLGHERYWRELTDTARYDWMIQKNKVILFTEAGQTTGTSAPWDTTQMLREVRGRFPKVVGAMNWMKTTVDYSIIGNLNASAYLNDPLSLTLDEMPGRITDNAASTVLYSGVWTHSGDAGYYSGTKSVSNRAGARAALTFTGTSVSVWGRTLSSKGGKFDLWIDGRLHQANIGTTAATTQFGAKLAEITGLTAGTHTVEVRLTNPVGYVGFDYFGVK, from the coding sequence ATGAAGTTCAGAATCGTCTCCGCAGTGACCGCCGTGGTCCTGCTCGTCGCCCCGACCGCCGCCGGGCTCGAGGCAGGGCTCGGATCGAGCGCCTCCCGATCGGCGGCAGGAGCGCTGTCGATGGCGCAGATCCCGGTGAACCCCGCCGCCACGGCGAAGACGACGGAGCTGCTGCAGTTCCTCTCGGCGCTGCAGTACCGCTCGAGCGACAAGTTCCTGACGGGCCAGTTCGTCGCTCCCAACTACGGCCGCCCCGAGCGGTCGACGCCGGGCATCACCCTGACCACTGTGCAGGACTGCTGGAACTACCACATCGGGCGCGTGCAGACCGCGACGGGCGAGTCCCCCGCGCTCGTCGGCTTCGATCTCACCAATCGAACGTTCGACAAGAGCGGGACGGCGACGACCGCCGCCAACATGCCCAGCGACAGCAACATCCTGGCTCCCTCGATCGCGCACGCGGTGAACGGCGGCGTCGTCACGCTGAGCTGGCACGCCTCGAACCCGTGGACCGCGGAGGACGCCTGGTCGCGCATCCCCGCCGGCCACACCCTGTCCGAGGCGTACACGCCCGGCACCGCCGCCTACGGGGAGTACATGCAGTGGCTCACCCGGGTCGGCGACATCCTGCAGCGCTACTCGGACGCGGGCGTGCCGGTGGTCTGGCGTCCGTTCCACGAGATGAACGGGACCTCGTTCTGGTGGGGCTACCACGCCAGCGGCGCAGCTCCGGCGGCCCAGTACACGGCGCTGTGGAAGCACATGTACGACTACCTGACCGTGCAGCGCGGGCTCACGAACGTGCTCTGGGCGTGGTCGCCGAACAGCGGCACGGCGTTCGGCCGGGCGATCACCGACCGGTACCCGGGCGACGCCTACGTCGACGTGCTGGGCCACGAGCGCTACTGGAGGGAGCTGACCGACACCGCCCGGTACGACTGGATGATCCAGAAGAACAAGGTGATCCTGTTCACCGAGGCTGGGCAGACCACGGGCACGTCCGCACCGTGGGACACCACCCAGATGCTGCGGGAGGTCCGCGGCCGCTTCCCGAAGGTCGTCGGGGCGATGAACTGGATGAAGACGACCGTCGACTACAGCATCATCGGCAACCTCAACGCGTCCGCCTACCTGAACGACCCGCTCAGCCTGACCCTGGACGAGATGCCGGGTCGGATCACCGACAACGCCGCCTCGACGGTCCTCTACAGCGGAGTCTGGACGCACTCCGGCGACGCGGGCTACTACTCCGGAACCAAGTCGGTCTCGAACCGCGCCGGCGCGCGGGCGGCCCTCACGTTCACCGGGACCTCGGTGTCGGTCTGGGGCAGGACGCTCTCGTCGAAGGGCGGGAAGTTCGACCTCTGGATCGACGGGCGACTCCACCAGGCGAACATCGGCACCACCGCTGCCACGACGCAGTTCGGGGCGAAGCTCGCCGAGATCACGGGGCTGACCGCGGGGACGCACACCGTCGAGGTGCGGCTGACGAATCCGGTCGGCTACGTCGGCTTCGACTACTTCGGCGTGAAGTGA